The Phragmites australis chromosome 1, lpPhrAust1.1, whole genome shotgun sequence genomic interval GGGACTATCTCTTACTCATTTCGTTTCATAATATTTGTTTATAACCATCATTACATATAAACCATaaaatactgaaatcgagtgaaaaaatatagTGAGATAATCATGCTACCCCTAATGAATGAAAAGATAAGAGCAAGCAATTCACCTATATCGGAGTAAATGCATATATGTACTTAAGGGCATAACAGAAAAATAGATCATAAAACATCCTTGATTATCGCAATAGACAaataatttgagacagatactttCGAGATTATAgataaatattacaaaatagatggagtatttgatacatgcatgcatgcgtgctcTCATGAGActcaaaataaaaagaaaaagcttgataaaaaaagaaagataagaGCCTCTGACTTCACATATTTGGAGTTATCGGGACTTcacttaaaataaaaaaatatattatataattaattaaaaaatattgtataacTGACTAAGAAAACATTAAACTAATTATGAAACTAGAAAATATTACATAACTTAAAACAAACGTTGAACTTCAGTAAAATTAAGATTCAATATTAAACGTCCATCGTAGATTGAATTACTCGAAGTCATAAAAGAGGTAAAGTCAGAGAATGGGAAGGGATGAATGCGCTAGTAGCGCGATGATCTGCTCGTTGGTGAGCAAGTGATCGGTCGGGAGTTCGACTTTTGGCCTCgcataatttattttttgggACAGCATCGAATGCCTATGAACCACAATAAGAGGATGATGTGTAAGTTGCTTACGGAGCTTGGGACTTCGTAGACTTTTTCAACAGACATGTGTATAATTTATAGATTTAACATACGTTGAATCTTAAGaaaaatgggaaagaggggaggagaggcaaTGGAGGTTGAGTGCACTTGACGCCACTGCCCTATAAAACAAGCGACCGCCCCCTTTCTCGCTCCTCCACACGAACGAGCGACTCCAAGGAACCCGCTCCAACTCCAATCACGCATCCATCCGTTCGTCACCAGCACCAATCCACCTGACATGTAAGCACCCAACCACCCCAGAAGCCAATCGGTCCCGGCTGCTCGGCCGGTTGGATCTTGGATCTCTCGTGCGGGGGAGCGGTGGCGCAGCCGACGATGGAGGGGCGGCTGCGGCAGGCGGGCCTGCCCATCGGCTTCCGGTTCCGCCCCACCGAcgaggagctgctgctgcactaCCTCCGCCGCAAGGCGCTCTCCTGCCCACTCCCCGCCGACATCATCCCCGTCGCCGACCTCGCCCGCCTCCACCCATGGGACCTCGTCCCAGGTAACCAATCACTTTCTTGCCACACGTGGCTTGATTCCACGCGCACGTGCCTTTGCATTGACATTGATCTGAGCAAATTGTCGGGGCGCGGTGCAGGCGATGCCGACTGGGAGCGGTTCTTCTTCCACCTGCCGGCGACGAGGTGCTGGCGCAGGGGCGGCGGGGCGACCAGGGCGGCTGGCACCGGTGTCTGGAGGGCGTCCGGGAAGGAGAAGCTCGTCGTCTCGCCGCGCTGCAAGCGCCCCATCGGCGCCAAGCGGACGCTCGTCTTCTGCCACCGTGGCAAGCGCACCGAGTGGGCCATGCACGAGtaccgcctcctccccgccggCCTCAACCTACACGGTTGCAACGCCAGCAACCCGCCGCCCCATGTAAGTGCACGAATTCCCTGCAGCATGATTCAGATGGTAACTTCCGAATTGCAACG includes:
- the LOC133927743 gene encoding NAC domain-containing protein 83-like; the protein is MEGRLRQAGLPIGFRFRPTDEELLLHYLRRKALSCPLPADIIPVADLARLHPWDLVPGDADWERFFFHLPATRCWRRGGGATRAAGTGVWRASGKEKLVVSPRCKRPIGAKRTLVFCHRGKRTEWAMHEYRLLPAGLNLHGCNASNPPPHVSCYDAAPEVKDWVVCRIFKRTKPAHRGRFRGREDAGESPSSSASSCVTGDQEDEEEDSGSGGNSSSCSVGSN